The DNA sequence ATATAGAGCGTGCCGTCATCCGCGCCTGGCTGGGCGAGCACCCCCGCGCCCAGCCCGATACTCAGCAAGGCGGCGGCTGCCAGACCGGTTGCGATTCTCATGATTGCTGCCCTCCCTCAGACTTCCCGCGCATGGCATGGCACGCCGGCGGGTGCGCGGGTTTGACGCCGATCAAACCCGTCGCGCCTTCCGGCCTATTTCGTCGGCTGGACGTCCACATTGCGGAACTGCTCCACCAGCGCCTTCTGCGAAGGATACCAGTAGTCGAGGTGGCAATTCTCGCACACGCCGTCCATCTGGTTGATCAGCGGCCCGGCCTTGGCGGCATCATGCGCTTCGGCCGCCTTGGCCAGTTCGCCCATGTGCGCGGCCAGCGCATTGGCCATGTCGCGCAGGCCCTGCGGGTTCTTGTCGACGTTGGACTGCACATCTGCCGCGCTGTCGCCATAGGGCACGCCTTCGTCGGCGATCTTCACGCCGGGCTTCACCACGATGATCGGGTCCAGCGTGGCCAGATCCACCGCCGCCTGCTGCAGCGAGAGCGAGTGGGTCTTCAAATTCGCCCAGTCGGCGTCGGTCATCCGCGCCGGGTCGATGCCCGCATTGTCATCCATCGCGGCATTGCCGATCGCCCATACCTCGTCTGCGCGGACGTCGATCTCGTTCTTCATCACCTCGTGCAGCGTCAACTGATCCTTCGCGGGCTGCTCTTCCGGCTGTTTCGACGAGCAGGCCGCCACCAGAACCAGTGCCGGGATGAGGGCGAATCCGAAACGTTTCATGTGAGGCATCCTTCTTCCGTCATTATGGCTTGGCCGCCGCTGTGCATGAAGGCCGCTCGTCCTTCCAGCACAAGCCTTTTACGGTAACGGCACTATCCGTAACGTTACATTGCGCCGTCCTACTCCGCGGCATCGTCCATCAATTCGCGCTCATGCGCCTGGCGCTGCCACATTTCGGCATAGAGCCCGCCGCGGATCAGCAGTTCGCGATGGCCCCCGCTTTCGACCACCCGGCCCGCGTCCACCACGAAGATGCGATCGGCGTCGGCGATGGTGGACAGGCGATGGGCGATGGAAAGCGTGGTCCGCCGACGGGAGACGCGGCGCAGCGTGGTGATGATGTCCTGCTCCGTGCGCGTGTCCAGCGCGCTGGTCGCTTCGTCCAGCAGCAGGATCGGCGGGTTCTTCAGCAGCGTGCGGGCGATCGCCACGCGCTGCTTCTCCCCGCCGGAGAGTTTCAGCCCCCGCTCCCCCACTTCGGTGTCGAAGCCGTGCGGCAGCCGCTTGATGAAGGGCAGGATCGCCGCATCGCGCGCCGCCTTCTCGATCTCCTCCGCCGTGGCGCCATCGCGGCCATAGGCGATGTTGTAGCCGATGGTGTCGTTGAACAGCACGCTGTCCTGCGGCACGATGCCGATCTGCGACCGCAGGCTGCGCTGGGTGACGGAAGCGATATCCTGCCCGTCCACCAGGATGCGCCCGTCCCACGGATCATAGAAGCGGAACAGCAGGCGCCCGATAGTGGACTTGCCCGCGCCCGACGGCCCGACCAGCGCGATGTGATGGCCCGCCGGCACTTCGAAGCTGAGGCCGTGGAGGATTTCCCGATCCCGGTCATAACCGAACACGACATTGTCGAAGACGACCGAGGGGTGGCGGATGGCGAGGGCGGGGGCGCCCGGCCGGTCCTCCACTTCCACCTCCGTGTCGATCAGGCGGAACATCGCCGCCATATCGATCAACCCCTGCCGGATGGTGCGATAGACCCAGCCGAGCATGTCGAGCGGGCGGAAGAGCTGCAGCAGATAGGTGTTCACCAGCACCAGATCGCCGGGGGTCAGCCGGCCGGTGCTCCAGCCCCAAACGGTGAAGGCCATGGCCCCGGCCATCATCAGATTGGTGATCGTCGCCTGCACGATATTGAGCATGCCGAGCGAGTTTTCGCTCTTGATCGCGGCTTCGGCATAGGCGCGCGCGGCGGAGCCATAGCGTTCCTGCTCGCGCTTCTCCGCCCCGAAATATTTCACCGTCTCGTAATTCAACAGCGAATCGACCGCGCGGGCGAGAGCGAGACCATCCAGATCGTTCATCTGCGCGCGCAGCTTCGTGCGCCATTCGGTGATCATGCGGGTGAGCCAGATGTAGGAGACGACCGTCACCGCCGTGGCCGCCACCAGTTCCCAGCCGAACATGGTGTAGAAGATCACCGCCACCACCACCAGCTCCACCGCCGTGGGCATGATGTTGAACAGCAGGAA is a window from the Altererythrobacter sp. B11 genome containing:
- a CDS encoding cytochrome c; translation: MKRFGFALIPALVLVAACSSKQPEEQPAKDQLTLHEVMKNEIDVRADEVWAIGNAAMDDNAGIDPARMTDADWANLKTHSLSLQQAAVDLATLDPIIVVKPGVKIADEGVPYGDSAADVQSNVDKNPQGLRDMANALAAHMGELAKAAEAHDAAKAGPLINQMDGVCENCHLDYWYPSQKALVEQFRNVDVQPTK
- a CDS encoding ABCB family ABC transporter ATP-binding protein/permease, yielding MPTPADPRTTGDYAGWSTVRRFLPYLWPKDRPELRWRIAGAAGFVVLAKIVVLALPFAYARAVDTMSAGARGDAQALWVALALVIAYAAGRLATVVFDNVRNIIFERVGQDAVRHLTEDTFRRLHGLSLRFHLSRRTGEVTKVVERGTKSINSMVYFLLFNIMPTAVELVVVAVIFYTMFGWELVAATAVTVVSYIWLTRMITEWRTKLRAQMNDLDGLALARAVDSLLNYETVKYFGAEKREQERYGSAARAYAEAAIKSENSLGMLNIVQATITNLMMAGAMAFTVWGWSTGRLTPGDLVLVNTYLLQLFRPLDMLGWVYRTIRQGLIDMAAMFRLIDTEVEVEDRPGAPALAIRHPSVVFDNVVFGYDRDREILHGLSFEVPAGHHIALVGPSGAGKSTIGRLLFRFYDPWDGRILVDGQDIASVTQRSLRSQIGIVPQDSVLFNDTIGYNIAYGRDGATAEEIEKAARDAAILPFIKRLPHGFDTEVGERGLKLSGGEKQRVAIARTLLKNPPILLLDEATSALDTRTEQDIITTLRRVSRRRTTLSIAHRLSTIADADRIFVVDAGRVVESGGHRELLIRGGLYAEMWQRQAHERELMDDAAE